Proteins found in one Mytilus edulis chromosome 2, xbMytEdul2.2, whole genome shotgun sequence genomic segment:
- the LOC139511816 gene encoding amino acid transporter heavy chain SLC3A1-like gives MSKSGVYLVSATSVGEGKANSPTYTNPDDINLKMASEHQTGQTQNGNPFRGMGKEELLRHSSKPLWVRLRMICVAIILIAWLALIITVVALIFAYPKCKDKDSRSWWQNDVMYRIHVRSFYDSNDDGIGDLKGVHQKLDYVKDMGAGAISLSPIYSMDATKDDLSVKDHKLIDPDFGTLQDLKDLIKAVHDKGMRIVLDFIPNHTSDKHPWFVGSMDASNIQYKNYYVWSSQITNWNSVYGNSSWEMEPARNEYYLHQFKTGQPDLNIRSDMVVNELKDIMEYWMVTENVDGLFMRNSGYLFEDYDMRNETVSNTAGVTEDKYDYYNHEYTYGMESNRLLMSMFREVADNTSSKFLMADRRGTTTEKIQYYGSFPGSGVHISLNPIGMAPCSGNCIKDYVMDWVDNFSNNKWPNWMTGGEDMSRFASRFPANFSRPFYMLSMLLPGTPIIYYGDELGMTDLQATTEHVTTGLMQWENSTNAGWNCTNDCYNGVNSDFSTINVAAQMNKAGSLYEFIKGLSSLRTEDAFRYGEYHTAVTSNNIFSFVREFDGVTGYLVAINFGDNAETHDYTSSHGTIQSTATAVKTTGSDVGFSVDEDVETESLRLSPLQGIVVSWDFKAKEL, from the exons CAATCCTGATGACATCAATTTAAAAATGGCGTCGGAGCATCAAACAGGACAAACGCAGAACGGGAATCCCTTTCGAGGGATGGGAAAAGAAGAACTCCTGCGTCACTCGTCAAAGCCGTTATGGGTAAGACTACGAATGATATGTGTTGCCATCATTCTGATTGCATGGCTAGCTTTGATTATTACCGTTGTGGCACTGATCTTTGCCTATCCAAAATGTAAGGATAAAGATTCTAGATCATGGTGGCAGAATGACGTCATGTACCGAATACACGTCAGAAGTTTCTACGACAGCAATGATGATGGTATCGGCGATTTGAAAG GTGTTCATCAAAAGCTCGACTACGTTAAAGACATGGGAGCAGGCGCCATATCATTAAGTCCTATTTACAGTATGGATGCAACAAAAGATGATTTAAGTGTTAAAGACCATAAATTGATTGATCCCGACTTTGGAACTTTACAAGATTTGAAAGATTTGATAAAGGCTGTACACGACAAAG GTATGCGTATCGTCTTGGATTTCATACCTAACCATACAAGCGATAAACATCCGTGGTTTGTGGGCAGTATGGACGCAAGCAACATTCAATACAAGAACTATTACGTATGGAGTAGTCAGATTACAAACTGG AATTCTGTGTATGGAAACTCTTCTTGGGAAATGGAACCTGCAAGGAATGAGTATTACCTACATCAATTTAAGACCGGCCAGCCTGACTTAAACATTAGAAGTGACATGGTTGTAAACGAGTTAAAG gaTATTATGGAATACTGGATGGTCACAGAAAACGTAGATGGATTGTTTATGCGAAACAGCGGGTACTTATTCGAAGACTATGACATGCGCAACGAAACAGTTTCTAATACAGCAGGTGTAACTGAG GATAAATATGATTATTACAACCATGAGTATACCTATGGTATGGAAAGTAATAGGTTACTGATGTCAATGTTCCGTGAGGTTGCAGATAATACATCTTCCAA ATTTTTAATGGCTGACAGAAGAGGAACAACAACTGAAAAAATTCAATATTATGGTAGCTTCCCAGGCAGTGGTGTACATATATCTTTAAACCCAATAGGCATGGCACCCTGTAGTGGAAACTGTATCAAAGATTATGTGATGGACTGGGTTGACAACTTCTCAAATAACAAATGGCCAAATTGGAtg ACTGGCGGGGAAGACATGTCAAGATTTGCCTCAAGATTTCCTGCCAACTTTAGCAGACCGTTCTATATGTTGTCGATGTTACTACCGGGTACACCTATCATATACTACGGAGACGAACTCGGAATGACTGACTTACAAGCAACAACAGAACATGTCACTACTGGGTTAATGCAATGGGAGAACTCAACAAATGCTGGGTGGAATTGTACCAATGATTGTTACAACGGTGTTAATAGCGACTTCTCAACTATAAATGTAGCT GCACAAATGAATAAGGCTGGTTCACTTTATGAATTCATCAAAGGCTTGTCTTCTCTGAGAACAGAGGATGCCTTCCGCTATGGAGAGTATCATACAGCTGTCACTAGCAACAATATTTTCTCGTTTGTCCGAGAATTTGATGGCGTTACAGG ATATCTTGTTGCAATCAACTTTGGAGATAATGCAGAAACCCACGACTACACATCATCTCATGGTACAATCCAATCTACTGCCACTGCTGTGAAGACAACAGGAAGTGACGTAGGATTCAGTGTTGATGAGGATGTCGAAACAGAATCTCTAAGATTATCGCCTCTTCAGGGAATCGTTGTTTCGTGGGATTTTAAAGCAAAAGAACTTTGA
- the LOC139510303 gene encoding uncharacterized protein codes for MMQGSFHQGDDRFRNNSGKQCVANSLTAIAYSKLSLIDNWNMTFLDEILIEGNILYTWIHGDNEELLVTELPKMVEIRDMIVKCNRKESILALIDNNGKIEFNVLSLDHALQEALIDSDGCFVCVRGFTSAIIRQNGKMYLFDSHARNCFGLQDSCGKSVVIQINDVNSLYQHFYNFVQGDVNAEFEVTGINIEIQDEDSVTNNVDKFIGNINNREVLEDENNSDVEFIGVPTQTCYLFNPIDYYTKRKLCNILDIKSKFVLINPVMPIHNIGKPLKSKQITADGNCLFRAISYAVSNRQENFKQIRKELVRHILCHSDKFNSFLDSETVNEYMKRTYMIEDNVWGTELEIIAAADLLKTDIFTYLEGKWIKYSSKQICSKNNVNDQAIYLNNVGNHYEVVLSVLPGGKEAVTLNSKESAKKRNQSGAEKDKMNLHYELSHEGTMKRKYEQHELNFPKKCLKEDENSFGLIKKKTCLEWPGKDLAVCKPRAPNQGLTKNEKEKLKYQLDGQFRFNKIEKQNRKYEQDRSYRESKKRKSIQKYANDIEHNSYVRKSSIQKYADDDDFKSKVKQASIQKYADDDDFKREVKRASIQKYADDDDFKSKVKQASIQKYADDDDFKSKVKQASIQKYADDDDFRREVKQASIQKYADDDDFKREVKRASIQKYADDDDFRSKVKDQILTRRKNAKEDSSDVTKVIENFRKNVSKGPEFVCSCCFRLLFQNQVVQCKRELYKPGCGKDIADICISEKYLHRCSEECKDECLYQGASRATLWICYTCHRKILKGKIPAESFANNLALEDIPLELNRLNQLEQHLISLNIPFMKIVALPKGGQKAVHGPCVCVPSDISKVTTTLPRSEDDNCLVKVKLKRKLQYKGYEEYQFVDTKHLEEALSFLKEKNDWYSNVEINGEWLNPIPSSENICVAEKKDNKSYTRTDRVKEDNLEDKSDKKEEDAVDSYLDDSLQGVQLDTCLQPADIAQEALDLLFDQEFNLSPAEGNNPVSLLKENGIEAKTFPVHYPTGKNTWNEDREEKLSLLRYFNLRLMSVENRFARDTSYIFFSQYMSELDRVMSNVQISLRKGSVFSDGQKVTSKMLCNKESLNGLFRKDEAIKFMKPVRGTPPYWQSIQKDIFCMIRQLGIPTFFASFSSADFRWKEIVETILKQQGDIRNVDDLSWDEKCKVLCSNPATAARMFDHRFHKFLKDVIMSDAEPIGHVIDYFYRVEFQQRGSPHTHCVFWVEDAPKFRVDDDDTVTKFIDKYISCKLPLESDDPELTDIVKTVQQHSKNHSKSCRKKGTECRFNFPRPPSEKTFISRPIEDDEEDKEHDKDADDGKKSESESSKPCEKTFIPCPMKHDDDDHHDKHTDGDINEKSKSKGSILKAKQMLTCLWDVIKECEDKNLTTGELFSKAGLSQEDFQECFRWITNRNTVVLKRNKNELFINQYNPHLLKSWNANMDIQYILDAYSCVVYIISYISKSERELGLLLQQTKIEAADGNLDAQRTMKKVGTAYFHFRELSTQEAVFRVIGLRLKECSRKVQFIPVGENPCRISIPLKELQQKSKTSKMKKSIDDSSDDDGDSDDIWLKSITDRYTNRPDLERFDQMCLATFCSEFSVLAETQIPNKINEDTTFKLKNDMGYIRKRTRTSDAVIKYARFSVETAPEQYYQSILQLFLPYRLNEQLKPPQFLSYEDFYNSGFIKYSQMEDLSSVQNIVNFNMSKFVKKDKELEIAEKQLEERGYQEDAWAQLCPETEKERHECNEVGENTTSQEVDSPELEIPDLNQTDKPTDENGMVQKTCFSRSEVIPLLRTLNEKQKRIFFKIREWCNLKVNGKNPSPFHVFVTGGAGTGKSHLIKCLYYEATRILAHCSPNPDDLTVLLTAPTGTAAFNINGLTIHSSLSIFKGLSVEKAMLGEDKLNSLRSKLENLQILIIDEVSMVNKRLLFFIHERLRQIKKRPEKYPYGGVSVIAVGDFYQLPPVKSKRSDKLYVNDPSNPLNYLWNDLFSVVELDEVMRQREDSLFAQLLNRLRVKQNNYPLKSSDQEMLKECIDSGPDEALHIYATNNEINMYNNEMIMKLSSEPKLIEAQDFEKDKTTGKLTKRRQNFAKTNICLPTSILLAEGARVMIIKNEAVSDGLVNGVMGTVFSISEFSKGALPKNIYIHFDNDRVGKNAKVQKIINGKRCVGLEPSTENIPFSNGTRKQYPLQLAWACTVHKVQGLTVPQAVVCLNKCFAYGQAYVALSRVTSKNGLTILPIDDKTLNKKIYSDPDIMQGIKSMDNFLSENDTEVSNHKAGLSIVYHNIQGLKAHQNDLKVNSDFQNANYICLTETWLESCSDDVHLPNYKLHHLPRSAAFASNNPLYASLQEMSHGGVGVYVKSDSEYEDFDISQKNLECIIFKVPKMNVLIATIYRTQKYQIELFLRNVGALLSELTQLSSSIIVLGDFNQDIMKGGRSIPDFMASWGFEQLVQEATTEGGTLIDHVYIKSCVKVQIKFLDVSSKEVKSIV; via the exons ATGATGCAAGGTAGTTTCCATCAAGGTGATGACAGGTTCAGAAACAATAGTGGTAAACAATGTGTAGCAAATTCATTAACAGCCATAGCTTACAGCAAACTCAGTTTGATTGATAATTGGAATATGACTTTCTTGGATGAAATCTTGATAGAAGGGAATATTTTGTATACTTGGATTCATGGTGATAATGAAGAGTTGTTAGTAACAGAATTACCGAAAATGGTTGAAATAAGAGATATGATTGTTAAATGTAACAGAAAAGAGTCGATATTAGCTTTGATAGATAATAATGGTAAAATTGAATTTAATGTTCTTTCTTTGGATCATGCTCTTCAAGAGGCTCTTATTGATTCAGATGGAtgttttgtttgtgtaaggggtttTACTAgtgccattattaggcaaaatgggaaaatgtatttatttgattCGCATGCTAGAAATTGTTTTGGTTTACAAGACAGCTGTGGTAAAAGCGTTGTTATTCAGATTAATGATGTGAACAGTTTGTACCAACACTTTTACAATTTTGTGCAAGGGGATGTAAATGCAGAATTTGAAGTAACAGGTATCAACATCGAAATTCAAGATGAAGATTCTGTCACTAACAATGTTGACAaatttattggaaatattaataaTAGAGAGGTTTTAGAGGATGAAAACAACTCTGACGTAGAATTTATTGGTGTCCCAACTCAAACATGCTATTTATTTAATCCAATTGATTATtatacaaaaagaaaactttgtaatattttagatattaaatcgaaatttgttttgataaacCCGGTAATGCCAATACACAATATAGGTAAGcctttaaaatcaaaacaaataactGCAGACGGCAACTGTTTATTCAGAGCTATTTCATATGCAGTATCAAACAGGCAAGAAAACTTTAAACAAATAAGAAAGGAATTAGTGCGCCACATCTTGTGTCATTCAGATAAGTTCAATTCTTTTCTTGATTCTGAAACGGTCAATGAGTATATGAAACGTACTTATATGATAGAAGACAATGTTTGGGGAACTGAGTTAGAAATTATAGCTGCTGCTGATTTATTAAAAactgacatttttacatatttagAAGGTAAATGGATTAAATACTCCTCAAAGCAAATCTGTAGCAAGAATAATGTGAATGATCAAGCAATTTATCTTAATAATGTAGGTAATCACTATGAAGTTGTTCTTTCTGTTTTACCTGGTGGTAAAGAAGCGGTAACATTAAACAGTAAAGAAAGTGCCAAGAAACGAAACCAATCTGGTGCAGAGAAAGACAAAATGAACTTACACTATGAACTATCTCATGAAGGTACAATGAAGAGAAAATATGAACAACATGAGTTGAATTTTCCAAAGAAATGCTTAAAAGAAGATGAAAATAGTTTTGgtttaattaagaaaaaaacttgTTTGGAATGGCCAGGTAAAGATCTAGCTGTCTGTAAACCTCGAGCACCAAACCAAggtttgacaaaaaatgaaaaagaaaaactaaaGTATCAGTTGGATGGTCAGTTTAGATTCAATAAAATAGAAAAGCAAAATAGGAAGTATGAACAAGACAGATCATACAGGgaatcaaagaaaagaaaaagtattcAAAAGTATGCAAATGATATAGAACACAACAGTTATGTCAGAAAATCAAGCATTCAGAAATATGCTGATGATGATGATTTCAAAAGTAAAGTCAAACAGGCAAGCATACAGAAATATGCTGATGATGATGATTTCAAAAGAGAAGTCAAACGGGCAAGCATACAGAAATATGCTGATGATGATGATTTCAAAAGTAAAGTCAAACAGGCAAGCATACAGAAATATGCTGATGATGATGATTTCAAAAGTAAAGTCAAACAGGCAAGCATACAGAAATATGCTGATGATGATGATTTCAGAAGAGAAGTCAAACAGGCAAGCATACAGAAATATGCTGATGATGATGATTTCAAAAGAGAAGTCAAACGGGCAAGCATACAGAAATATGCTGATGATGATGATTTCAGAAGTAAAGTCAAAGATCAGATATTGACTAGAAGAAAGAATGCCAAAGAGGACAGTAGTGATGTTACAAAAGTTATTGAAAACTTTAGGAAAAATGTAAGTAAGGGTCCAGAATTTGTTTGTTCTTGCTGCTTTAGACTGTTATTCCAAAATCAAGTTGTACAATGTAAAAGAGAATTGTATAAACCAGGTTGTGGCAAAGATATAGCAGACATATGTATTTCTGAGAAGTATTTACATAGATGTTCAGAAGAATGCAAAGATGAATGTTTATATCAGGGAGCCAGCAGAGCTACACTTTGGATTTGTTACACATGCCATAGAAAGATTCTTAAAGGAAAAATACCTGCTGAATCTTTTGCTAACAACTTGGCTTTAGAAGATATTCCACTAGAACTTAACAGATTAAATCAACTAGAACAACAtcttatttcattaaatatacCTTTCATGAAAATTGTTGCTTTACCTAAGGGTGGACAAAAAGCTGTGCATGGTCCATGTGTTTGTGTACCATCAGATATTTCAAAGGTCACAACAACTTTGCCTAGATCAGAAGATGATAATTGTTTAGTGAAAGTAAAACTCAAAAGAAAATTACAGTACAAAGGTTATGAGGAATATCAGTTTGTGGACACTAAACATTTGGAAGAAGCCTTGtcctttttaaaagaaaagaatgatTGGTattcaaatgttgaaataaatggAGAGTGGTTGAATCCAATTCCATCATCAGAGAATATTTGTGTTgctgaaaaaaaagacaataaaagtTATACAAGAACTGACAGAGTGAAAGAGGATAACTTGGAAGACAAATCAGATAAAAAAGAGGAAGATGCAGTTGATTCATATTTAGATGATAGTTTACAGGGTGTACAGTTGGACACATGCTTACAGCCTGCTGACATTGCACAGGAAGCATTGGATTTATTGTTTGATCAAGAGTTTAATTTATCGCCTGCAGAAGGAAATAATCCAGTCAGTTTACTGAAAGAAAATGGCATTGAAGCAAAAACCTTTCCAGTGCATTACCCTACAGGTAAAAACACTTGGAATGAGGACAGAGAAGAGAAACTAtctttattaagatattttaatctGAGATTAATGAGTGTCGAAAACAGGTTTGCTAGAGATACTTCCTACATATTCTTTAGCCAGTATATGTCTGAACTAGATAGGGTCATGTCAAACGTACAGATATCGTTACGGAAAGGGTCAGTTTTTTCAGATGGACAGAAAGTAACAAGTAAAATGCTGTGCAATAAGGAGTCATTAAATGGATTATTTAGAAAAGATGAAGCAATCAAGTTCATGAAGCCTGTCCGAGGAACACCACCATATTGGCAATCTATTCAGAAGGACATTTTTTGTATGATTAGACAGTTAGGTATACCCACATTCTTTGCCTCATTCTCATCTGCAGATTTTAGATGGAAAGAAATTGTAGAAACCATATTGAAGCAACAAGGAGATATTCGTAATGTTGACGATCTTAGTTGGGATGAAAAATGTAAAGTCCTTTGTAGTAACCCTGCTACAGCGGCAAGAATGTTTGATCACAGATTTCACAAATTTCTGAAAGATGTGATAATGTCAGATGCTGAACCAATTGGTCATGTGATTGACTACTTTTATAGAGTTGAATTTCAACAGAGAGGTTCTCCACATACTCATTGTGTATTTTGGGTAGAAGATGCCCCCAAATTTAGAGTAGACGATGATGATACTGTTACAAAGTTCATTGATAAATATATCTCTTGCAAATTACCGTTGGAAAGTGATGACCCAGAGCTTACTGACATTGTAAAAACCGTTCAACAGCATAGCAAAAACCACTCAAAAAGTTGTCGGAAAAAAGGAACAGAGTGTCGGTTCAATTTCCCAAGACCACCATCTGAAAAAACATTTATATCCCGTCCAATTGAAGACGATGAGGAGGATAAGGAACATGATAAAGATGCTGATGATGGTAAGAAGTCGGAATCTGAAAGCAGTAAACCATGTGAAAAGACATTTATACCATGTCCAATGAAACATGATGATGATGATCATCATGATAAACATACTGATGGTGATATTAATGAGAAATCAAAATCTAAGGGCAGTATCTTAAAAGCAAAACAGATGTTAACATGTTTATGGGATGTAATTAAAGAGTGTGAGGATAAAAATTTGACTACCGGTGAATTATTTTCAAAGGCCGGACTGTCTCAGGAAGATTTTCAAGAATGTTTTAGATGGATAACAAACAGAAATACTGTTGTgttaaagagaaataaaaatgaGTTGTTTATTAATCAGTACAACCCTCATCTGCTGAAATCATGGAATGCAAATATGGATATTCAGTACATATTGGATGCCTACTCATGTGTGGTTTACATTATAAGCTATATAAGCAAATCAGAACGTGAACTTGGCTTGTTATTGCAGCAGACAAAAATTGAGGCAGCGGATGGAAATCTTGATGCACAGCGGACTATGAAAAAAGTAGGCACAGCATACTTTCACTTTCGAGAACTAAGTACACAAGAAGCTGTTTTCAGAGTCATAGGTTTACGTTTAAAAGAATGTTCTAGAAAAGTGCAATTCATTCCAGTAGGAGAAAATCCATGCAGAATAAGTATACCCCTCAAAGAactgcaacaaaaatcaaaaacatcaaAGATGAAGAAGTCTATAGATGATAGCAGTGATGATGATGGTGATAGTGATGATATTTGGCTGAAAAGTATTACTGATAGGTATACAAATAGACCTGATCTAGAACGCTTTGATCAGATGTGTTTAGCAACATTTTGTTCTGAATTTTCAGTGTTAGCAGAGACAcagataccaaataaaattaatgaGGACACTACATTCAAACTTAAGAATGATATGGGGTATATCAGAAAGAGGACAAGGACTTCTGATGCTGTTATAAAATATGCAAGATTCTCTGTAGAAACAGCTCCTGAACAATACTACCAAAGTATATTACAGTTGTTTTTGCCATACAGATTAAATGAGCAATTGAAACCACCACAGTTTTTATCATATGAGGATTTTTACAACTCTGGATTTATAAAGTACAGTCAGATGGAAGATCTCAGTTCAGTTCAAAATATAGTCAACTTTAACATGTCAAAATTTGTGAAGAAAGACAAGGAGCTAGAGATTGCTGAGAAACAATTAGAAGAAAGGGGATATCAAGAGGATGCATGGGCACAACTATGTCCAGAAACAGAGAAAGAAAGACATGAATGTAATGAAGTTGGTGAAAACACAACCAGTCAAGAGGTAGATAGTCCTGAATTAGAAATACCAGATTTGAATCAAACTGACAAGCCAACTGATGAAAATGGAATGgttcaaaaaacatgtttttcaagGTCTGAAGTTATACCGTTGTTGAGAACTTTGAACGAGAAACAAAAGCGCATATTTTTTAAGATCAGAGAGTGGTGCAATTTAAAAGTGAATGGTAAGAATCCATCGCCATTTCATGTTTTTGTAACTGGAGGAGCCGGAACAGGCAAAAGCCATTTGATTAAATGCTTGTATTATGAGGCCACAAGAATTCTTGCGCACTGTTCCCCAAATCCTGATGATTTGACTGTGTTGTTAACGGCACCAACTGGCACGGCAGCTTTTAATATAAATGGATTGACAATTCACAGTtcactttccatttttaaaggtTTATCTGTTGAGAAAGCTATGCTAGGAGAAGATAAGCTGAATAGTTTGAGgtccaaattagagaatttacaAATTCTCATCATAGATGAAGTCTCAATGGTCAACAAAAggttgttattttttattcatgaaaGGTTGCGTCAAATTAAGAAAAGACCTGAGAAGTATCCTTATGGAGGAGTTTCAGTGATAGCAGTGGGTGATTTCTATCAATTACCACCAGTAAAATCAAAAAGGTCAGATAAACTTTATGTTAATGATCCATCAAATCCTTTGAATTATCTGTGGAATGATCTTTTTTCTGTTGTGGAATTAGATGAAGTTATGAGACAGAGAGAAGATAGTTTGTTTGCCCAGTTGTTGAATAGACTAAGGGTCAAACAGAACAATTATCCACTAAAATCTTCAGATCAAGAAATGTTGAAAGAGTGCATAGATAGTGGACCAGATGAAGCTCTGCACATTTATGCTACTAATAATGAAATTAACATGTACAATAATGAAATGATTATGAAGTTGTCCAGTGAGCCCAAATTAATTGAAGCTCAAGATTTTGAAAAGGATAAGACAACAGGGAAACTTACGAAGAGAAGACAGAATTTTGCAAAAACTAATATTTGTCTTCCAACATCAATCCTGTTAGCAGAAGGAGCTCGTGTgatgataataaaaaatgaagCAGTCAGTGATGGTTTGGTGAATGGTGTTATGGGTACTGTTTTCAGTATTTCAGAATTTTCAAAAGGAGCATTAccgaaaaacatatatattcattttgataATGATAGAGTTGGGAAAAATGCAAAAGTACAGAAGATAATAAATGGAAAAAGATGTGTTGGATTAGAACCATCTACAGAAAATATACCATTCAGTAATGGAACAAGAAAACAGTATCCTCTGCAGCTAGCATGGGCATGTACTGTTCACAAGGTTCAAGGTTTGACAGTGCCACAGGCAGTTGTCTGCTTGAATAAATGTTTTGCTTATGGTCAGGCATATGTTGCATTGAGTAGAGTTACTTCAAAAAATGGGCTGACTATATTACCAATTGATGATAAAactttgaacaaaaaaatatacagtgATCCTGATATAATGCAGGGAATCAAATCCATGGATAATTTTTTGTCTGAAAATGACACCGAAGTTTCTAATCATAAAGCAGGTTTGTCAATAGTTTACCACAATATTCAAGGTCTAAAGGCTCACCAAAATGATTTGAAAGTCAATTCAGACTTCCAAAATGCAAATTATATCTGTTTGACTGAAACATGGTTGGAATCTTGTAGTGATGATGTTCACCTTCCTAATTATAAACTTCATCATTTGCCAAGGTCAGCAGCATTTGCATCAAATAATCCTTTGTATGCTTCTTTACAAGAAATGAGTCATGGTGGAGTTGGTGTATATGTTAAATCAGATTCTGAGTATGAAGACTTTGATATATCTCAAAAAAATCTTGAATGTATAATTTTCAAAGTTCCCAAAATGAATGTTCTAATTGCTACAATATATAGAACTCAAAAATACCAAATTGAACTATTTTTAAGAAATGTTGGTGCTCTTTTGTCAGAATTGACACAGCTTTCAAGCAGTATTATTGTTTTAGGAGACTTTAATCAAGACATTATGAAGGGTGGCAGATCAATACCAGATTTTATGGCTTCATGGGGATTTGAACAGTTAGTACAAGAGGCAACAACAGAGGGTGGTACACTGATTGACCATGTTTATATCAAAAGTTGTGTTAAAGTACAG ATCAAATTCCTAGACGTCAGTAGTAAAGAAGTTAAATCAATTGTCTAA